The following proteins come from a genomic window of Caldisericum sp.:
- the rlmB gene encoding 23S rRNA (guanosine(2251)-2'-O)-methyltransferase RlmB, producing MDKIKNEYFIIGRNPVLEALRAHYPIRLIVIEDGVDLKENTMKSILAHARKNEIQVLTREKSWFDRRFKIMNHQGVVGVGAPYEYKDFADLKVKRNSIILLLDRIQDPQNFGAIIRAAECAGVRDIVIQERESCEVTETVMSISSGAVFHVNIYKVKNLTQAISELKDMGVWIIGTDVNAEVNYFDVDYKNHPFAFVMGNEGEGVRKGILKECDYVVKIPMRGRVNSLNVSVATGIVLFRALEEKLKNGEYA from the coding sequence AAAAACGAATACTTTATTATCGGGAGAAATCCTGTATTAGAAGCGTTAAGGGCTCATTATCCGATAAGGCTTATAGTGATTGAGGATGGTGTTGACCTTAAAGAGAATACTATGAAATCAATCCTTGCACACGCAAGAAAAAATGAAATTCAGGTTCTTACAAGAGAAAAAAGTTGGTTCGATAGAAGATTTAAAATTATGAACCATCAAGGTGTTGTAGGTGTCGGTGCCCCTTATGAGTACAAAGACTTTGCGGATTTAAAAGTAAAAAGAAATAGCATAATTCTTCTTTTGGACCGTATTCAAGATCCGCAGAATTTTGGTGCGATTATTAGAGCAGCAGAATGTGCAGGCGTTAGAGACATTGTTATTCAGGAAAGAGAGTCCTGCGAGGTTACAGAGACTGTAATGTCTATCTCTTCTGGCGCTGTGTTTCATGTAAATATATACAAAGTAAAGAACCTAACTCAGGCAATCTCAGAATTGAAGGATATGGGTGTTTGGATTATTGGAACAGATGTTAATGCAGAAGTTAATTATTTCGATGTAGATTACAAAAACCATCCTTTTGCTTTTGTTATGGGTAATGAAGGAGAGGGTGTAAGAAAAGGTATCCTCAAAGAGTGTGATTATGTTGTAAAAATCCCAATGAGGGGAAGAGTTAATTCTCTTAATGTTTCTGTTGCAACTGGTATTGTGCTTTTTAGGGCGTTAGAAGAAAAACTGAAAAATGGAGAGTACGCATAA
- a CDS encoding sigma-70 family RNA polymerase sigma factor produces MESTHNISELLKLAKLQDRSAQEEILKIYTPFIKKIVRYYGLFLTKEDRDDLYLEALFAALKSIDGYSENYGNFENFLFINVRNRILDFLRKRKIEVPLDEAISKTYDFESEFEIKEEIEEFKKLLAPKEMKVFELYLEGVKIRDIARLLNEDYKSVDNTIQRIKKKAQKFINSSK; encoded by the coding sequence ATGGAGAGTACGCATAATATAAGCGAACTATTAAAGTTAGCAAAGTTACAGGATAGGTCTGCTCAAGAAGAGATTTTAAAGATATACACTCCTTTTATTAAGAAAATTGTAAGATACTATGGACTTTTTCTTACAAAAGAAGACAGAGATGACCTTTATCTTGAGGCTCTTTTTGCTGCCCTTAAGAGTATTGATGGATATTCTGAAAATTACGGAAATTTTGAGAATTTTCTTTTTATTAATGTAAGGAACCGTATCCTTGACTTTTTAAGGAAAAGAAAAATCGAGGTGCCACTTGATGAGGCAATCTCCAAAACTTATGACTTTGAAAGTGAATTTGAGATAAAAGAAGAGATAGAAGAATTCAAAAAATTGCTTGCGCCGAAAGAAATGAAGGTATTTGAATTGTATCTTGAAGGTGTAAAAATACGAGATATAGCAAGATTACTTAACGAAGATTATAAATCTGTTGATAATACAATCCAACGAATTAAGAAAAAGGCTCAAAAATTTATTAACTCCTCTAAATGA